The proteins below come from a single Priestia megaterium NBRC 15308 = ATCC 14581 genomic window:
- a CDS encoding ISL3 family transposase, translated as MYLVKSKHSSCICPSCHTLSHRIHSQYVRSLQDVPAYGKTTYIKIQTRKFFCDDCSCPQAIFTERFTWLGTYQRKTKRLQEMLKSIALSTSCKVASRLSKHLGIVTSHHTLLRLLHKLKLPSYEPPVHIGIDDFAFKKRCRYGTIIINQETRRPIAILNGRDKETVVKWLEQHPTIQTVTRDGSFTYAKAISQALPHAYQITDRWHILKGLFTAIRETLQQSFPSIWRKTEYKNPTTEPLIIRKTDVQRHQYAEQVWQRALEVKEWKEKGKSIAWISRQMHISRNTVYKDLRRKKKEPISRVRLLDPFLNQLRQWNLSGWTTSRMEAELKKIGYTGCRSTLNEAVSRIRHEYRASATTHSLSRASLLWKIWSEKNRNWLDSLPSACLKEFPLIPQLFEVTRKFRNIVSKRSNQGIPGWIETCKMYSFPALDTFITYIEKDLQGVMAACVDPLSNGLSEGHIHRVKMLKRMMYGRASDELLKKRVLIPLL; from the coding sequence ATGTATCTAGTAAAATCTAAACATTCCTCTTGTATATGTCCGTCTTGTCATACTCTATCTCACCGTATTCATAGCCAATATGTTCGATCCCTTCAGGATGTACCGGCGTATGGTAAAACAACATATATAAAGATACAAACACGTAAGTTTTTTTGCGATGACTGTAGTTGCCCACAAGCTATTTTTACAGAAAGATTTACGTGGTTAGGGACCTATCAACGCAAAACCAAACGTTTACAAGAGATGTTAAAGTCAATCGCACTATCTACGAGCTGCAAAGTAGCATCTCGGCTGTCTAAGCATCTAGGTATTGTAACCAGTCATCATACGCTTTTACGCCTGCTTCATAAATTGAAGCTGCCTTCTTATGAACCGCCGGTTCATATTGGGATTGATGACTTTGCATTTAAGAAGCGTTGTCGTTACGGTACGATTATTATCAATCAAGAAACCCGAAGACCCATCGCTATTTTAAATGGGAGAGATAAAGAAACAGTCGTAAAATGGCTCGAACAGCATCCAACGATTCAAACGGTGACTCGTGATGGTTCTTTCACATACGCTAAGGCTATCTCTCAAGCGCTGCCTCATGCTTATCAGATTACGGACCGTTGGCATATTCTGAAAGGTTTATTTACAGCAATTCGAGAGACCTTACAACAATCTTTTCCATCTATATGGAGAAAAACAGAATATAAAAATCCTACAACAGAACCACTTATTATCCGCAAGACAGATGTTCAACGCCATCAGTATGCTGAGCAAGTTTGGCAACGCGCCTTAGAAGTGAAAGAGTGGAAAGAAAAAGGGAAATCCATTGCTTGGATTTCGCGTCAAATGCATATTTCACGTAATACGGTCTATAAAGATTTAAGACGCAAGAAAAAAGAGCCTATTAGTCGTGTAAGACTATTAGATCCATTCCTAAATCAATTACGTCAATGGAACCTATCTGGGTGGACGACGAGTCGTATGGAGGCAGAACTTAAAAAGATAGGCTATACAGGATGTCGCTCTACTTTAAATGAAGCCGTTTCGAGAATTCGTCATGAATATAGAGCCAGTGCCACAACGCATTCTTTGTCTAGAGCTTCCCTACTGTGGAAAATATGGAGTGAAAAGAATAGAAACTGGTTAGATTCATTACCTTCGGCATGTTTAAAAGAGTTTCCATTAATACCACAATTATTTGAAGTGACACGTAAATTTAGAAACATCGTGAGTAAACGTAGTAATCAAGGCATACCTGGTTGGATTGAAACATGTAAAATGTATTCGTTTCCAGCTCTCGATACCTTTATAACCTATATAGAAAAAGATTTACAAGGGGTAATGGCTGCTTGTGTTGATCCTTTAAGTAATGGGCTATCTGAAGGACATATACATCGTGTGAAGATGTTAAAACGTATGATGTATGGTCGGGCAAGTGATGAGCTGTTGAAAAAACGAGTGCTCATACCATTATTATAG
- a CDS encoding ISL3 family transposase, which yields MYLVKSKSSSCICPSCHTLSHRIHSRYVRSLQDVPAHGKSTYVQIQTRKFFCDKCSCPQAIFTERFTWLGTYQRKTKRLQEMLKSIVLSTSCKVASRLSKHLGIVTGHHTLLRLLHRLKLPSYEPPVHIGIDDFAFKKRCRYGTIIINQETRRPMAILNGRDKETVVKWLEQHPTIQMVTRDGSSTYAKAISQALPHAYQITDRWHILKALFTAIKQTLQQSFPSTWRKTEYKNHTSEPLIIRKTDIQRNLYAEKVWQRSLEVKEWKVKGKSISWISRYMDISRSTLNEAVSRIRHEYRASATTHAISRDSLLWKIWSEKNSDWLKSLPSVCLKEFPLISQLFEVTPSFKDIVRKRSTQGIPEWIETYKTYSFPALNTFISYIEKDLQGVMAACVDPLSNGLSEGHIHRVKMLKRMMYGRASDELLKKRVLIPLL from the coding sequence ATGTATCTAGTAAAATCTAAAAGTTCTTCTTGCATATGTCCTTCTTGTCATACGCTATCTCACCGTATTCATAGTCGATATGTTAGGTCTCTTCAAGATGTGCCGGCGCATGGTAAATCAACTTATGTACAAATACAAACGCGTAAGTTTTTTTGCGATAAATGTAGTTGTCCACAGGCTATTTTTACAGAAAGATTTACATGGTTAGGAACCTATCAGCGAAAGACAAAGCGTTTACAAGAGATGTTGAAGTCAATCGTCTTATCTACGAGCTGTAAAGTAGCATCTCGGCTATCTAAGCACCTAGGTATTGTAACCGGTCATCACACACTTTTACGCCTTCTTCATAGATTGAAACTGCCTTCTTATGAACCGCCGGTTCATATTGGTATCGACGACTTTGCATTCAAGAAACGTTGTCGTTACGGTACGATTATTATTAATCAAGAAACCCGAAGACCCATGGCTATCTTAAATGGTAGAGATAAAGAAACAGTAGTAAAATGGCTCGAACAGCATCCAACGATTCAAATGGTGACTCGGGATGGTTCTTCCACATACGCTAAAGCTATTTCTCAAGCACTTCCTCATGCTTATCAGATTACGGACCGTTGGCATATACTGAAAGCGTTATTTACAGCAATTAAACAGACCTTACAACAATCTTTTCCTTCCACATGGAGAAAAACAGAATACAAGAATCATACATCTGAACCACTAATTATCCGCAAGACAGATATTCAACGCAACCTGTATGCGGAAAAGGTTTGGCAGCGTAGCTTAGAAGTAAAAGAGTGGAAAGTTAAAGGGAAATCGATCTCTTGGATTTCTCGTTACATGGATATCTCTCGCTCTACTTTAAATGAAGCCGTTTCAAGAATTCGCCATGAATACAGAGCCAGTGCTACAACTCATGCGATATCTAGAGATTCCTTACTATGGAAAATATGGAGTGAGAAGAATAGTGACTGGCTGAAGTCATTACCTTCGGTATGTTTAAAAGAGTTTCCTCTGATATCACAATTATTTGAAGTGACCCCTAGCTTTAAAGACATCGTCAGGAAACGTAGCACTCAAGGTATACCTGAATGGATTGAAACATATAAAACGTATTCATTCCCAGCTCTCAATACCTTTATAAGCTATATCGAAAAGGATTTACAAGGAGTAATGGCTGCTTGTGTTGACCCTTTAAGTAATGGGCTATCTGAAGGGCATATACATCGTGTAAAGATGTTAAAACGTATGATGTATGGTCGCGCAAGTGACGAATTATTGAAAAAGCGAGTGCTCATTCCATTATTATAG
- a CDS encoding MarR family winged helix-turn-helix transcriptional regulator translates to MDYKQEKSQLDLRLFRIWMKANKAVFENIRKDIESYSISPENFMVLELLYNKGAHPIQKISETLSIPSGSITYVVNKLEKQGLVERKPNPNDKRAFNVTLTENGEVLFSEMFAQHVTTISENFSFVSNEEKEQLVGLLKKIGIGAQSLQK, encoded by the coding sequence ATGGATTATAAACAAGAGAAGAGCCAATTAGATTTAAGGCTATTTCGAATCTGGATGAAAGCAAATAAGGCTGTATTTGAAAATATTCGGAAGGATATAGAAAGTTATAGTATCAGCCCTGAAAATTTTATGGTACTTGAATTGCTTTATAACAAAGGTGCTCATCCTATTCAAAAAATCAGTGAAACGCTATCTATTCCAAGTGGAAGCATTACTTACGTCGTGAATAAGCTTGAAAAGCAGGGACTTGTAGAAAGAAAACCAAATCCAAACGATAAGAGGGCGTTTAATGTCACTTTGACTGAAAACGGAGAAGTTTTGTTTAGTGAAATGTTTGCCCAGCACGTTACAACAATCTCAGAAAATTTTTCATTTGTAAGCAATGAAGAGAAAGAACAACTGGTAGGTTTATTAAAGAAAATAGGAATTGGTGCACAAAGTTTACAAAAATAA
- a CDS encoding DoxX family protein translates to MKWVLRIIQGLLVVGFFAFGTMKLTGNPMQVHTFEGFGYPLGLMYFVGICEIVGAIGLLVGFWKSRIALLASGGLTLLMAGAVFSHFKAGQGINVMMPALIFFALSLFVLIRIRKVE, encoded by the coding sequence ATGAAATGGGTTTTACGTATTATTCAAGGATTACTTGTAGTTGGCTTTTTCGCTTTTGGTACAATGAAACTTACAGGAAATCCTATGCAAGTTCACACATTTGAAGGTTTTGGTTATCCATTAGGATTGATGTATTTTGTAGGTATTTGTGAAATTGTAGGGGCTATTGGACTTTTGGTTGGTTTCTGGAAGTCAAGAATTGCTTTATTAGCTTCTGGGGGACTTACTTTACTGATGGCTGGCGCTGTATTTTCACATTTTAAAGCTGGTCAAGGTATAAATGTAATGATGCCTGCCTTAATCTTCTTTGCCCTAAGTCTCTTTGTTTTGATTAGAATAAGGAAAGTTGAATAA
- a CDS encoding Hsp20/alpha crystallin family protein produces MALVPYDPFRQLSNMRKDFERFFSDFPSTLGTETNFGEIRVDVHETENEVVVTCDIPGLQSKEDVNVTVENNTLSISGSTTRTNEVKEENMHRKERFLGRFHRSVHLPSSVSNEGTKASYKNGVLEVRMPKLAKDETKKIDVDFH; encoded by the coding sequence ATGGCACTTGTACCATATGATCCATTTAGACAACTATCTAATATGAGAAAAGATTTTGAACGCTTCTTTTCTGATTTCCCTTCCACTCTGGGGACAGAAACAAATTTTGGAGAAATTCGAGTAGATGTCCATGAAACAGAGAATGAAGTTGTGGTTACTTGTGATATTCCAGGGCTGCAAAGTAAAGAAGATGTCAATGTTACAGTGGAAAACAATACACTAAGTATTAGTGGATCTACCACTCGAACAAATGAAGTCAAAGAGGAAAATATGCATCGAAAAGAACGTTTTTTAGGCCGTTTTCATCGTTCTGTGCATCTTCCAAGTTCTGTCTCTAACGAAGGGACAAAAGCATCTTATAAAAATGGAGTTCTAGAAGTTAGAATGCCTAAATTAGCAAAAGATGAAACAAAAAAAATTGATGTGGACTTTCATTAA